Within the Prevotella scopos JCM 17725 genome, the region TGCTGTTTTAATTATAATATCTATCTTTGCCACAGATAGGAACGTCTGAAAGAATTAGAAGTGGTTTCCGGCGTATTCGCTGGAGTTTGATACGAAGTATCGTTTTATTGTTAACGAAGGTTCACAATAAAAGTAATTCCCTTACAGCGTTCCTATTTTTTTGTTTAAAACAAACGCACTATGGCTACCAGAACAATAAACGGAAAGGAATATACAAAGGTTGATTTTGAGAATAAACTGCGCCATTTAAGCGATGCACAGGAACTTGCAGCGATGCTGAACGAGCTGAAGTTACCTTGGTATTATTCTGACTTTCGTGGTAAACAACTAAGTTTTTTAGCTGATACCAATAATGTCCAACGACGTTGTAAGACTTTCCGACTTCGCAAAAAGCACGGCGGCTATCGCGAGATTACGGCTCCGAAAGGAGGTCTTCGTGGTATATTAAATGCACTCAATATATTACTTCAGACCTATGATGAGCCTACTCCTTGGGCGTTTGGCTTTGTCTGTGGTCGTTCTGTGGTTGATAATGCGCGTCCACATGTGGGGAAACGTTATATTCTAAACCTTGATTTAAAGGATTTCTTCCCCACTATTACACGCCAGCAGGTGGCTGACTGTCTGACGGCAGAGCCTTTTGGCTTCTCGTCATTGGCTGCAAAACTCATCTCTGGGTTGGCTACTGTGCACACAAAGAACAATGAAGAAGTTTTAGCACAGGGCTTTGCTACATCGCCAACGCTGTCGAACTTTATTTGTCGGGAGATGGATAAGGAGATAGCGAGCATAGCTACTGCACAAGGAATTACCTTTACCCGTTATGCTGATGACCTCACTTTCAGTGCTGACACAGACATCCTTCGTCCGCAGGGAGAGCTTGTACAGCAGGTAAAGACTATCGTTGAGCGTTATGGTTTCCGACTGAATGAAGAGAAAACCCACTTGCAACGTCGTGGAAGACGGCAGGAGGTAACAGGCTTGATGGTAACGGAGAAAGTGAATGTAAGCCGCCGTTACGTACGTGAAATCCGTTCCTTGCTGTATATCTGGGAGCGTTACGGCTATGAAGATGCCTGTCAGGCTGCGTGGAAGAGCTACAGACAGCAGCATGGAAAGACAAAGGAATATCTTTATTTCGTACCTCTTAATGCTGTTCTGAGGGGTAAACTGAACTACATGAAGATGGTGCGTGGAGCCGATGACCCACTCTATCAGCGTTTTGTTAGTCGTTATAACGCTTTACAGAAAACGAACAAACGAGAGGTAAAAGAGGTGACATATAAGGCTTATATGGGTAAGTATCTTTCTAATTCAACAAGAGATAAAAAGAGGAAACGCATTCTTAACTTTATATTGATGGTGATTATATTGGTTGCTATTATACTCATCAAATTGTTTTTAAAATCACTTCTGTAAGCAGTAAAAAGTAAGTTAATAAGTAGCGTCATTCTCATCTTTCGTCATGTAGATGACTGCCTTTTGCGAATTATTTTCATGAAAAGAAATATTTATTTTCATGAAGAAAAATATTTATTTACGTGAAAAAAAATAATTATTTTCATGAAAATAATTCGCTGTTTACTTAATCTTATCAACTGGTAGTATAACTTCTCCCAATGAAATCATGGCATTGAAGAGGCTTATATACTGATAGTTAGGAATGTCAGAGACCATGATTTCACGCTCTTGAAGCAGTCCACAGTCGAGCAGTCGTTGGCGCATCGTACCGTAAAGGAGTGGTGTAGAGGGTGTAAACCATTGTTCTCCATCATAGAGTGCAATGTTAGTATAGGAAGTATCTGTAAGGTGATTGTTGCGAACAATAAGTATTTCGTCACAGTCACCTTGCTGTTTTTTTAGTTCGTTAAGTGCCGATCGGTCAGTACTCTTGTAGGGATAGCTGATATTGTTGTCGTAGACAAGGTGTAAAGAGTTGATTTCCTTACATATATAAGGAGTACAAGTGATGTCGTGGATGCCCTTTTTATCATAGACAAAGCGTAGTTTCGAGCATTCCATGGGTAAGCTAACAGGCTGCAGAAGGTCTGCTATACGCAGCGGTTCTGGCTGTCCTAACATTTCCTTACGTGTGCGGTTCATCCGCTGTTCGTGGTAGGCAAGATTGCAGACACAGCCGTCTATTACCCTTATTGTCTCAATATATTGGCACATAAACCTTTTCTATCACCTCTTTATATTCGTCATCGTTATTGCTTTGAGCCGTAATTCCACCCCCAGCCTTGTAGTGAAGCTGTCCGTCTTTATCCTGATCAATAAAGCGAATCATCACCGCACTGTCTAATTGTCCTTTACTATAACAGCCCATCACACCCGTGTAAAAGTCTCTTTCGTAGCCCTCAGCCTCATCAATTATCTCCATTGTACGAGGCTTAGGGGCACCTGTAATGGAGCCAGCAGGGAGCAAATGGAAAAGCAGTGTACCGATATTCTCACGATAGTCCATGGGAAGCTGTCCTGTAATCTCCGAACTTGTCTGCAGGATTTCACCCTTGTTTGTTGTCAGATGGTCAACATAGCGATAGCGTTTCACTTGCACTTGCTCTGCTATGATACTCAAGTCGTTGCGGATAAGGTCGACGATGGTAGCGTGTTCGGCTGCTTCTTTCTTATTTTCCATCAGTTCCTTCTCGGCTTCAGGACGTGTTGCATCAATCGTTCCCTTCATTGGGAAGGAACTAATAAGTCCTTCTTTGTTAATACGAACGAATATTTCTGGAGAGAAACAAACGAACTTTTCTTTCATCCAACAGCGGTATAACGCCTTTGAACGCATGAAGATATCGTGCAAGGAAAGATTTGTACGGACAGGAATTTTGCATGTCAAGTTGGCTAAATAGCTGTCGCCTTCACGCTCTCTTTGCTTGACAAGGTTGATACGCTGTTCATAGTCATCTCTTGTGAGTGGTTCGGTATGCCATTCCACAGCCTCATTGCTGTAGCTTTCGCACTCAGGGATATTAGATAGACTTGGGAAAGCAAAAAGCAATTCATGTGGATTGATGTCCGTAGACTCCTCTATGTATGCACCATCGGCTTTATAATTTATGATAAAGATAAAGTCTTTATCTTCCTTAGCCAGCGTGTTCATCCGCTGAATGGCACGTTCACGGTCGTATAGTATCATATTCTTTTGTTGCAAGCAGATAAGGTGTTTTGTCTCTTTGTTTATCTTTCTCCAATCTTGAAAATATCCTTTGGCTCAAATACT harbors:
- a CDS encoding aminodeoxychorismate synthase component I yields the protein MILYDRERAIQRMNTLAKEDKDFIFIINYKADGAYIEESTDINPHELLFAFPSLSNIPECESYSNEAVEWHTEPLTRDDYEQRINLVKQREREGDSYLANLTCKIPVRTNLSLHDIFMRSKALYRCWMKEKFVCFSPEIFVRINKEGLISSFPMKGTIDATRPEAEKELMENKKEAAEHATIVDLIRNDLSIIAEQVQVKRYRYVDHLTTNKGEILQTSSEITGQLPMDYRENIGTLLFHLLPAGSITGAPKPRTMEIIDEAEGYERDFYTGVMGCYSKGQLDSAVMIRFIDQDKDGQLHYKAGGGITAQSNNDDEYKEVIEKVYVPIY
- a CDS encoding aminotransferase class IV, whose protein sequence is MCQYIETIRVIDGCVCNLAYHEQRMNRTRKEMLGQPEPLRIADLLQPVSLPMECSKLRFVYDKKGIHDITCTPYICKEINSLHLVYDNNISYPYKSTDRSALNELKKQQGDCDEILIVRNNHLTDTSYTNIALYDGEQWFTPSTPLLYGTMRQRLLDCGLLQEREIMVSDIPNYQYISLFNAMISLGEVILPVDKIK
- a CDS encoding reverse transcriptase family protein, with product MATRTINGKEYTKVDFENKLRHLSDAQELAAMLNELKLPWYYSDFRGKQLSFLADTNNVQRRCKTFRLRKKHGGYREITAPKGGLRGILNALNILLQTYDEPTPWAFGFVCGRSVVDNARPHVGKRYILNLDLKDFFPTITRQQVADCLTAEPFGFSSLAAKLISGLATVHTKNNEEVLAQGFATSPTLSNFICREMDKEIASIATAQGITFTRYADDLTFSADTDILRPQGELVQQVKTIVERYGFRLNEEKTHLQRRGRRQEVTGLMVTEKVNVSRRYVREIRSLLYIWERYGYEDACQAAWKSYRQQHGKTKEYLYFVPLNAVLRGKLNYMKMVRGADDPLYQRFVSRYNALQKTNKREVKEVTYKAYMGKYLSNSTRDKKRKRILNFILMVIILVAIILIKLFLKSLL